Proteins from one Podospora pseudoanserina strain CBS 124.78 chromosome 1, whole genome shotgun sequence genomic window:
- the CHS2_1 gene encoding Chitin synthase, class 2 (EggNog:ENOG503NUPC; CAZy:GT2_Chitin_synth; COG:M) codes for MDNRLGRPNSPPGGRVPVPPEYMLPAYDDVHHESSATGMGAAHGHGSNVRLLTDMEDPNDYQESDRHERPGRRRQPYEPSIDSRSSILDPPLRMHPPTESYVSYDQSSMNESSWGPSRASSPEYSPPRGHPPPHSHRFEPADINGAPRPGTPSTVYGGSPRRPLPRAPMYNSPTRGMQSTTSFHDDATVNIPLASHHDDPFGPESDVTDNRRHHHTHSSYSADQMTLNEDEYYDEDGDVREKADRYVPAPAEGRQERRGVRAPQMSKREVQLINGELVLECKIPTILYSFLPRRDEIEFTHMRYTAVTCDPDDFVERGYKLRQNIGRTARETELFICITMYNEDEYGFTRTMHAVMKNISHFCSRNKSRTWGENGWQKIVVCVVSDGREKIHPRTLDALAAMGVYQHGIAKNYVNQKTCLSPDTMVRTTNGDKPIRDIAVGDQLFDHEDRPVQCLAAEAIQTSRMMKVTYTGYNSVSKSSFTCTPDHIMTLVAYGVKPFRHSNSNRVTWWTRCDRTELGADAVEIKWDAAMHDLYTEYREQLGRRPTDAEVRMYLKAITSTRVVPGSEDDDSQRVEETYQSPVLIKLLAKLKAMDVDVDGEDESVVLMLLQQHMEDYLEHMIPEPEDIPDEDNDDLIIDLDASRKRKIGTISTLSSRVSDKTFGQSPFIKSSPVNSQQQSRNEASQSTVSTYASVLTEDDHREMFAPVRNKLAVRDPMCKCQNLSCKGLRRVSTVFETSEQADLALELLSGDHYRVVDPCAVQDMEVFTMTLEEYQATCTAPMTQHKSKLRLYRSPLRFQPYQGPVSPVPIDPFWFGFWLGNGTKNNSEITSTDPEVEVYTRALVDRLNRDSIPPGKAPLKVSKYRIDTGTKHVYKGEEIKATKVAHRLRVMSTVSNLDKTHWNPVHDGLRELGLLGDKSGGIPDCYMNADENTRLAVLAGLIESDGWLSHGLNCYGFGQYTYEHKKLVEDARKLALSCGIQCNPIFERKNGKDRPEPGWFFYMGRGVEKFQPHLLLPRKRMTIPFTTSKNRDVRPFDVEDAGDGEFRLIEVSGELFQLADRTVVHNCTAHVYEYTTQVSLDSDLKFKGAEKGIVPCQMIFCLKEKNAKKLNSHRWFFNAFGKALNPNVCILLDVGTKPGSNSLYHLWKAFDTDSNVAGACGEIKAMKGKYGVNLLNPLVASQNFEYKMSNILDKPLESVFGYITVLPGALSAYRYHALQNDETGHGPLSQYFKGETLHGQHADVFTANMYLAEDRILCWELVAKRGERWVLKYVKGCTGETDVPDTVPEFVSQRRRWLNGAFFAAVYSLVHFKQIWLTDHTIARKVLLHIEFLYQLLQLLFTYFSLANFYLTFYFIAGGLADPHVTPFDADGKAALYIFTILRYICVLLISTQFILSLGNRPQGSRKMYLASMIIYAVIMIYTLFASIWIVVHQLSPKKEDKDKPELEMGNNVFTNMIVSTASTIGLYFVMSFMYLDPWHMFTSFVPYLILLPSYICTLQIYAFCNTHDVTWGTKGDNVMKTDLGGAVGKGSGSTVELEMPSEQLDIDSGYDEALRNLRDRIEVPEKPPSDAQLQEDYYKSVRTYMVVSWLVANATLAMAVSEIYGSSGIGDNFYLRFILWSVAALAAFRALGSTTFAIINLINMVVEGRVKAKFAVPNWARGLIEKMRDGARDIGEGVANSVRR; via the exons AGGCAGAAGACGACAGCCATACGAACCCTCGATTGATTCACGGTCCTCTATTCTCGACCCGCCCCTCCGAATGCACCCACCGACCGAGTCGTATGTTTCGTATGATCAGAGTAGCATGAACGAGAGCAGTTGGGGCCCTTCACGAGCATCATCCCCCGAGTATTCCCCTCCACGcggccacccaccaccacacagcCACAGGTTCGAACCCGCCGATATCAATGGAGCCCCCCGCCCAGGAACCCCTTCCACCGTCTACGGAGGCTCTCCGCGCCGACCCCTTCCCCGTGCCCCAATGTACAACAGTCCAACGAGGGGCATGCAGTCGACGACCAGCTTTCACGATGATGCAACAGTCAACATCCCACTTGCCAGCCATCACGACGATCCCTTTGGCCCCGAGTCAGACGTCACTGACAACAGACGGCACCATCATACCCACTCATCCTACTCGGCAGATCAAATGACCCTGAACGAGGATGAATATTacgatgaagatggtgacGTTCGTGAGAAGGCTGACCGCTACGTTCCAGCACCGGCGGAGGGGCGACAGGAGCGCCGTGGTGTCCGCGCCCCCCAAATGAGCAAGAGAGAGGTGCAGCTTATCAATGGTGAACTCGTGTTGGAGTGCAAGATTCCCACCATCTTGTACTCATTCCTCCCGCGCCGCGACGAAATCGAGTTTACTCATATGCGCTACACGGCCGTGACCTGCGACCCAGACGACTTTGTTGAAAGGGGCTACAAGCTGCGTCAGAACATTGGCCGGACCGCCCGCGAGACGGAATTGTTTATTTGCATCACCATGTACAACGAAGACGAGTATGGCTTCACGCGCACGATGCACGCTGTCATGAAGAACATCTCCCACTTTTGTAGCCGTAACAAGTCACGAACGTGGGGAGAGAACGGATGGCAGAAAATCGTCGTGTGCGTGGTGTCTGATGGACGAGAAAAGATTCACCCTCGCACACTCGACGCCTTGGCAGCCATGGGCGTCTACCAGCACGGCATCGCAAAGAATTACGTTAACCAGAAGACGTGTCTCTCTCCAGACACGATGGTCCGCACCACCAATGGTGACAAGCCCATCCGAGACATCGCTGTAGGAGACCAGCTCTTCGACCACGAGGACCGACCCGTCCAGTGCCTAGCTGCTGAGGCTATTCAGACCTCCCGCATGATGAAGGTTACCTACACCGGGTACAACAGCGTCAGCAAGTCGTCCTTCACCTGTACGCCGGACCATATCATGACCCTGGTGGCTTATGGTGTCAAGCCCTTCAGGCATTCGAACAGCAACCGTGTTACGTGGTGGACTCGTTGCGATCGAACCGAGCTTGGGGCCGATGCGGTTGAGATCAAGTGGGATGCAGCCATGCATGATCTGTATACCGAGTACCGTGAGCAGCTGGGTCGCCGTCCAACTGATGCTGAGGTCCGCATGTACCTGAAGGCCATCACGTCCACGAGAGTTGTCCCCGGTTCTGAAGATGATGACTCTCAGAGGGTTGAAGAGACATATCAGAGTCCTGTTCTCATCAAGCTGCTGGCTAAGCTCAAGGCTATGGACGTGGACGTCGACGGTGAGGATGAATCGGTAGTATTGATGCTGCTACAGCAGCACATGGAGGACTATCTTGAGCACATGATACCTGAGCCAGAGGATATCCCTGACGAGGACAACGACGACCTGATCATCGATCTTGATGCCAGCCGGAAGAGAAAGATTGGCACTATCAGCACGCTGTCTTCCCGCGTCTCGGACAAGACTTTCGGCCAGTCTCCTTTCATCAAGTCGTCTCCTGTTAACAGCCAACAGCAGTCTCGAAACGAGGCCTCACAGTCGACCGTGTCGACGTACGCGTCTGTACTCACTGAGGACGACCACAGGGAAATGTTCGCCCCTGTCCGGAACAAGCTCGCAGTGCGTGATCCGATGTGCAAGTGTCAGAATCTGTCCTGCAAGGGCCTTCGGAGGGTGTCGACTGTCTTCGAAACCTCAGAGCAAGCCGACCTCGCTCTTGAGCTGCTATCAGGAGATCACTACCGTGTGGTTGACCCCTGCGCCGTCCAGGACATGGAGGTGTTCACGATGACGCTGGAGGAATATCAGGCAACCTGCACGGCTCCGATGACGCAGCATAAGAGCAAGCTAAGACTATATCGGTCACCCCTGAGGTTCCAGCCGTATCAGGGTCCAGTGTCACCTGTCCCAATCGACCCattttggtttggtttctGGCTTGGTAATGGAACTAAGAACAACAGTGAGATTACCAGTACGGATCCGGAGGTCGAGGTCTACACGCGGGCACTCGTCGACCGCCTGAACCGTGATAGTATCCCTCCTGGAAAAGCGCCTCTCAAAGTATCCAAGTACAGGATTGATACCGGCACAAAACACGTCTACAAGGGAGAAGAAATCAAGGCAACGAAGGTCGCTCATCGTTTGCGTGTTATGAGCACTGTAAGCAACCTTGACAAGACACACTGGAACCCTGTTCACGACGGCCTCAGAGAACTCGGCCTGCTGGGAGACAAGAGCGGTGGCATCCCCGACTGCTACATGAACGCGGACGAGAATACGCGCCTGGCTGTTCTCGCAGGCCTCATCGAATCCGACGGATGGCTTTCTCACGGTCTCAACTGTTACGGCTTTGGCCAGTACACCTACGAGCACAAGAAGCTTGTTGAGGACGCCCGCAAGTTAGCCCTCTCCTGCGGGATCCAGTGTAACCCTATCTTCGAACGGAAGAATGGTAAGGACCGCCCTGAGCCTGGCTGGTTCTTTTATATGGGCAGAGGGGTGGAGAAGTTCcagcctcacctcctcctccctcgaaaGCGCATGACGATCCCGTTCACCACGTCTAAGAACAGGGACGTACGGCCCTTCGACGTCGAGGACGCCGGCGACGGCGAGTTCCGCCTCATCGAGGTCTCGGGAGAGCTCTTCCAGCTTGCAGATCGCACCGTGGTTCACAACTGCACCGCCCACGTGTACGAGTACACCACGCAGGTTTCTCTGGATTCGGATCTCAAGTTCAAGGGCGCCGAGAAGGGGATAGTGCCCTGCCAAATGATCTTTTGCTTGAAGGAAAAGAACGCCAAGAAGCTAAACTCGCATAGATGGTTCTTCAACGCATTTGGCAAGGCGCTAAACCCAAACGTGTGTATCTTGCTGGATGTCGGAACCAAGCCTGGGAGTAACTCGCTATATCACCTGTGGAAGGCATTCGATACCGACTCGAACGTTGCCGGCGCTTGCGGAGAGATTAAAGCAATGAAAGGTAAATACGGAGTCAATCTGTTGAATCCGCTGGTTGCGTCGCAGAATTTCGAATACAAAATGTCCAATATTCTGGACAAACCGTTGGAGTCGGTGTTTGGCTACATCACCGTGTTGCCTGGCGCCCTGAGTGCGTACCGATACCATGCGCTCCAGAATGACGAAACGGGGCACGGGCCACTGAGCCAGTATTTCAAGGGAGAGACGCTCCATGGACAGCACGCCGACGTGTTTACCGCCAACATGTACTTGGCCGAGGACAGAATCTTGTGCTGGGAGCTGGTTGCCAAACGCGGcgagaggtgggtgttgaagtACGTCAAAGGTTGCACGGGTGAGACAGATGTGCCTG ACACCGTCCCCGAGTTCGTCTCCCAGCGTCGTCGCTGGCTGAACGGAGCGTTCTTCGCCGCTGTGTATTCCCTGGTGCATTTCAAGCAGATCTGGCTCACCGACCACACCATTGCCCGCAAGGTGCTGCTGCACATTGAGTTCTTGTATCAGCTCCTGCAACTCCTCTTCACCtacttctccctcgccaatTTCTACCTCACCTTCTACTTCATCGCCGGTGGTCTTGCCGATCCCCACGTCACACCTTTCGACGCCGACGGCAAAGCTGCCCTCtacatcttcaccatcctccgGTATATCTGTGTTCTATTGATCTCGACCCAGTTCATCCTGTCTCTCGGCAACCGTCCTCAGGGCTCCCGCAAGATGTACCTCGCGTCCATGATCATCTACGCTGTCATCATGATCTACACGCTGTTCGCCTCGATTTGGATTGTCGTCCACCAGCTCTCCCCTaagaaggaggacaaggacaagccCGAGCTCGAGATGGGCAACAACGTCTTCACCAACATGATCGTCTCGACAGCCTCGACTATTGGTCTCTACTTTGTCATGTCCTTCATGTACCTCGACCCCTGGCACATGTTCACCTCCTTCGTCCCGTACCTGATTCTCTTGCCCTCGTACATTTGCACTTTGCAAATCTACGCCTTCTGCAACACCCACGACGTCACCTGGGGAACGAAGGGCGACAACGTCATGAAGACGGATCTCGGTGGTGCCGTCGGCAAGGGGTCCGGTTCGACTGTCGAGTTGGAAATGCCCTCTGAGCAGTTGGACATCGACTCTGGATACGACGAGGccctccgcaacctcagAGATAGAATTGAAGTGCCCGAGAAGCCACCCTCGGACGCGCAGCTGCAGGAGGATTACTACAAGTCGGTCCGTACCTACATGGTTGTTTCCTGGTTGGTGGCCAACGCCACGCTCGCCATGGCAGTCAGTGAAATCTATGGCAGCAGTGGCATTGGCGACAACTTTTACCTGCGCTTCATTCTCTGGTCTGTCGCCGCGTTGGCGGCCTTCAGAGCCTTGGGGAGCACGACttttgccatcatcaacttgaTCAacatggtggtggagggcagGGTCAAAGCAAAGTTTGCAGTGCCCAACTGGGCTAGGGGTTTGATCGAGAAGATGAGGGACGGAGCGAGAGATATcggagagggggttgctAATAGTGTTAGGAGGTGA